From a single Miscanthus floridulus cultivar M001 chromosome 8, ASM1932011v1, whole genome shotgun sequence genomic region:
- the LOC136469371 gene encoding BTB/POZ and MATH domain-containing protein 1-like produces MALPANTKSTNTTETVRGEHRFDIDGYCVKHHAGRVLTSETFVVVGLDWAIRYHPAGADVGDEEYVSVFVRLVTPNASARALYDLRLVDRATGLPSSVRRRREPVAFEASKAKKRERGSRMFMTSWRRSSRRPRRLREMPSRRRRTCRVTSARCCCGRRFGQT; encoded by the coding sequence ATGGCTTTGCCAGCGAACACCAAGTCCACGAACACGACGGAGACCGTGCGCGGCGAGCACCGGTTCGACATCGACGGCTACTGCGTCAAGCACCACGCTGGGCGCGTCCTCACCTCCGAAACCTTCGTCGTCGTCGGCCTAGACTGGGCCATCCGTTACCACCCCGCCGGCGCCGATGTGGGCGACGAAGAGTACGTGTCCGTGTTCGTCAGGCTCGTGACGCCCAACGCCAGCGCGCGGGCGCTGTACGACCTCAGGCTGGTGGACCGCGCCACCGGGCTGCCGAGCTCGGTGCGCCGCCGCAGGGAGCCGGTGGCGTTCGAGGCGAGCAAGGCGAAGAAGCGCGAAAGGGGCTCCCGCATGTTCATGACGTCGTGGAGACGTTCCTCTCGCAGACCACGGCGTCTCCGGGAAAtgccgagccgccgccgccggacctGTCGAGTCACCTCGGCGCGCTGCTGCTGCGGACGCCGGTTTGGGCAGACGTGA
- the LOC136469372 gene encoding uncharacterized protein, with protein MASRSRSGQRSPACSPSGSRSPRRRSRNRGGRHGWPVHPREAVVERVVRETSGSGNWPQLTKTNYDSWSLLMKLKMQARYLWEAVEDDDVDFHDDRSALEAICSTVPQEMVPTLATKPIAKEAWEAIRTMRIGEEWVRKSTAQSLRAEYEQINFRDGESVEDFALRLSNLVQRLVILGDPELEAKVAAKYLRVARPRYKQLVISIETLLNTDELSIEEITGQLKAAEDRSVPGGSSTARLNNTEEELVARVVSRLQLSGAGASASGGRPSSSNQRRGRSNGPPKNQGSSSSGSRPPTGNDGKKKKLADDECAYCGKTGHWAHECRKKKRDEAAHTAQAEEEPREGALMLGITSLDPESTLIPHLEEDPAPPSVTGDALTVEIDGGGCTRWAFAKEEPTPAALVATAEKPEVVALVAVAAAAAAIPRPSGVPAPEIHLDEHKLFVQLGEKGASGSTRWILDTGATNHMTGQRDAFSELDTSVHGTVRFGDGSVIAIEGHGTILFKCKNGAHQVLAGVDYIPRLTARIISVGQLDEDGYKVPGGRQHKLDYWSVPTVFIGYEPGSKAYRFYNPDTGRMIISWDAVFDEGRAWDWSSIGEPSGQADTEPFHVEYTTMTPCHDVTAGSQQGSAADTQTLDKVLGPVQIPGLAERDFVVDEELLLASGDDEPSTFEEARSDARWRKAMLDEMASIEENKTWALVDLPHGHRPMVSTQRGCLVHHMDVKSAFLNGDLKEEVYVRQPPGFVAAGHEGKVLRLKKALYELKQAPRAWNAKLDNTLRELGFTRCNSEHGMYTKGGATSRVVVGVYVDDLIITGARAADVDSFKEQMRRMFKMSDLGLMSFYLGLEVKQAGDAITLGQAAYARKLLEKADMAGCNPCHTPMEVRLRLSAKSSAPDVDATMYRSLVGSLRYLVHTRPDLTFAMGYVSRFMEKPKQDHYAAVKHILRYIAGTINYGICYPKLGCSNDKLTGYTLTDYSDTEYMAGIAGACQAMWLVRLLGDITGDKVQPSLLKMDNQSAIALSRNPVLHDRSKHIDTKFHFIRECVEAGKIYVDHVSTEEQLADVLTKSLARARFTELRSRLASSSSSKPSKS; from the exons ATGGCGTCGCGGAGTCGTTCGGGGCAGCGGTCGCCTGCGTGCTCGCCGTCCGGGAGCCGCTCGCCGCGACGTCGTTCGCGCAACCGTGGTGGACGCCATGGGTGGCCAGTGCATCCGCGGGAGGCCGTTGTCGAGCGCGTTGTGCGTGAGACGTCGGGCTCCGGCAACTGGCCGCAGCTCACGAAGACCAACTACGACTCATGGTCGTTGTTGATGAAGCTCAAGATGCAGGCACGCTATCTCTGGGAAGCCGTCGAGGACGACGACGTCGACTTCCACGACGACCGTTCCGCGCTGGAGGCTATCTGCTCCACCGTGCCCCAGGAGATGGTGCCGACCCTGGCGACAAAACCGATAGCCAAAGAGGCGTGGGAGGCAATCCGCACCATGCGCATCGGGGAGGAGTGGGTACGCAAGTCGACGGCGCAGTCTCTCAGGGCGGAGTATGAGCAGATCAACTTCCGGGATGGTGAGTCTGTCGAAGATTTCGCTTTGCGCCTGTCCAATTTGGTGCAGCGCCTGGTGATCCTTGGCGATCCCGAACTGGAAGCGAAGGTGGCGGCGAAATACCTTCGCGTTGCGCGTCCGAGGTACAAGCAATTGGTGATCTCCATCGAGACTCTGCTCAACACCGACGAGCTCTCGATCGAGGAGATTACGGGACAACTCAAGGCGGCGGAAGACCGAAGCGTTCCCGGCGGGTCGTCCACTGCGCGCCTCAACAACACCGAAGAGGAGCTTGTGGCGCGGGTGGTGTCCCGGCTGCAGCTCTCTGGCGCAGGCGCGTCGGCCAGCGGTGGGCGCCCTTCGTCCTCCAACCAGAGGCGCGGGCGCAGCAATGGACCACCGAAGAACCAAGGAAGCAGCAGCAGCGGTTCTAGGCCGCCGACCGGCAACGACGGGAAGAAGAAGAAACTCGCCGATGATGAGTGCGCGTACTGCGGCAAGACGGGCCACTGGGCTCACGAGTGTCGCAAGAAGAAGCGGGATGAGGCGGCCCACACGGCCCAGGCGGAAGAGGAGCCCAGAGAAGGGGCCCTGATGCTGGGGATCACATCCCTGGATCCAGAGTCCACTCTGATTCCGCACCTGGAAGAGGATCCAGCGCCGCCATCGGTGACCGGAGATGCTCTCACCGTGGAGATCGACGGCGGGGGGTGCACACGGTGGGCATTTGCTAAGGAAGAGCCCACGCCGGCCGCACTCGTGGCCACGGCGGAGAAGCCAGAGGTGGTCGCGCTTgtggccgtggcggcggcggcggccgccatcCCTAGGCCATCTGGTGTTCCTGCGCCGGAGATCCACCTCGACGAGCACAAGCTGTTCGTGCAGCTTGGGGAGAAGGGCGCCAGTGGGAGCACGCGCTGGATACTCGACACTGGTGCCACGAACCACATGACGGGCCAGCGTGATGCTTTCTCCGAGCTCGACACAAGCGTCCACGGGACCGTGCGCTTCGGAGACGGATCGGTGATCGCCATCGAGGGCCACGGCACCATCCTCTTCAAGTGCAAGAATGGCGCGCACCAGGTGTTAGCCGGGGTCGACTACATCCCGCGACTGACGGCGCGCATCATCAGCGTGGGGCAGCTTGACGAAGATGGGTACAAG GTGCCTGGAGGGAGACAACACAAGCTGGACTACTGGAGCGTGCCCACGGTGTTCATCGGGTACGAGCCAGGCTCCAAGGCCTACCGGTTCTACAACCCGGACACCGGCCGCATGATCATTTCGTGGGATGCGGTGTTCGATGAAGGAAGGGCGTGGGATTGGAGCAGCATCGGCGAGCCCAGCGGGCAAGCGGACACCGAGCCATTCCACGTCGAGTACACGACGATGACGCCCTGCCACGACGTCACCGCTGGTTCGCAGCAAGGGAGCGCGGCGGACACACA AACACTAGACAAAGTGCTCGGGCCGGTGCAAATTCCAGGCTTGGCAGAGCGGGACTTCGTCGTGGACGAGGAGCTGCTCCTTGCTTCCGGCGATGACGAGCCAAGCACGTTCGAGGAGGCTCGCAGTGATGCAAGGTGGCGCAAGGCGATGCTAGACGAGATGGCATCCATCGAGGAGAACAAGACCTGGGCTTTGGTCGATCTTCCACACGGCCATCGCCCAATGGTCTCAA CTCAGAGGGGCTGTCTtgttcatcacatggatgtcAAGTCAGCCTTTCTGAATGGAGACCTGAAAGAAGAAGTTTATGTCCGGCAGCCGCCGGGGTTTGTTGCCGCAGGACACGAAGGGAAGGTTCTCAGGTTGAAGAAGGCGCTGTACGAGCTCAAGCAAGCGCCAAGAGCGTGGAACGCGAAGCTCGACAACACTTTGCGTGAGCTCGGTTTCACAAGGTGCAACAGCGAACATGGGATGTACACCAAGGGCGGTGCGACGTCGCGCGTGGTGGTCGGGGTCTACGTTGATGACCTGATCATCACAGGCGCGAGGGCGGCAGATGTGGACTCCTTCAAGGAGCAGATGCGTCGCATGTTCAAGATGAGTGATCTCGGACTCATGTCCTTCTACCTCGGTCTGGAGGTCAAGCAAGCAGGGgatgcgatcacccttggccaagCAGCTTATGCCCGCAAGCTGCTGGAGAAAGCAGACATGGCGGGGTGCAACCCCTGCCACACCCCAATGGAGGTCCGGCTGAGGCTATCTGCTAAGAGCTCAGCTCCGGATGTTGATGCCACGATGTACAGGAGCCTGGTGGGGAGCTTAAGGTACCTGGTCCATACGAGGCCAGATCTGACCTTCGCGATGGGCTATGTGAGTCGGTTTATGGAGAAACCGAAGCAAGATCACTACGCCGCCGTGAAGCACATTCTGCGCTACATCGCCGGCACCATCAACTACGGCATCTGCTACCCCAAGCTCGGCTGCTCCAACGACAAGCTGACGGGCTACACCTTGACGGACTACAGTGACA CGGAGTACATGGCTGGCATAGCTGGAGCGTGCCAGGCCATGTGGCTTGTACGACTGCTGGGCGACATCACTGGCGACAAGGTCCAGCCATCGTTGCTGAAGATGGACAATCAGTCTGCAATCGCGTTAAGCAGGAACCCGGTTCTCCATGACAGGAGTAAGCACATCGACACTAAATTCCATTTTATTCGTGAATGTGTGGAGGCCGGAAAGATCTACGTGGACCATGTGAGCACTGAGGAACAGCTCGCAGACGTCCTGACGAAGTCACTGGCGCGAGCAAGGTTCACTGAACTACGCAGCAGATTGGCGTCGTCATCATCAAGTAAGCCGAGCAAGTCTTAA